The Phacochoerus africanus isolate WHEZ1 chromosome 3, ROS_Pafr_v1, whole genome shotgun sequence genome window below encodes:
- the CXCR2 gene encoding C-X-C chemokine receptor type 2, producing MTAFNFENYEGDDYNYSYSTDLPLILPDSAPCRPESLDINKYAVVVIYALVFLLSLLGNSLVMLVILYSRVGRSVTDVYLLNLAMADLLFALTLPIWATSKAKGWIFGTPLCKVVSLLKEVNFYSGILLLACISMDRYLAIVHATRTLTQKRHWVKFICIGIWALSLVLALPIFIFRRAIHPPYSSPVCYEDMGANTTKWRMVMRVLPQTFGFLLPLLVMLFCYGLTLRTLFAAHMGQKHRAMRVIFAVVLVFLLCWLPYNLVLVADTLMRARVIAETCERRNDLGRALDATEILGFLHSCLNPLIYVFIGQKFRHGLLKIMAIHGLISKEYLVKDGRPSFVGSSSGNTSTTL from the coding sequence ATGACTGCATTTAACTTTGAAAACTACGAAGGAGACGATTATAATTACAGTTACAGCACTGACCTGCCCTTGATTCTACCAGACTCTGCCCCATGCCGGCCAGAATCTCTGGATATCAACAAGTATGCCGTAGTTGTCATCTATGCCCTGGTCTTCCTGCTAAGCCTACTGGGAAACTCCCTGGTGATGCTGGTCATCTTATACAGCCGGGTCGGCCGCTCTGTCACTGATGTCTACCTGCTGAACCTGGCCATGGCTGACCTGCTCTTTGCCCTGACCTTGCCTATCTGGGCCACCTCCAAGGCAAAGGGCTGGATCTTTGGCACCCCTCTGTGCAAGGTGGTCTCGCTCCTGAAGGAAGTCAACTTCTACAGTGGTATTCTACTGCTGGCCTGCATCAGCATGGACCGCTACCTAGCCATCGTCCACGCCACACGCACGCTGACCCAGAAGCGCCACTGGGTCAAGTTCATATGCATAGGCATCTGGGCCCTGTCCTTGGTCCTGGCCCTGCCCATCTTCATCTTCCGCAGGGCCATCCATCCACCCTACTCCAGCCCTGTCTGCTACGAGGACATGGGCGCCAATACAACAAAGTGGCGGATGGTGATGCGGGTCCTGCCCCAGACCTTTGGCTTCCTCCTGCCCCTGCTGGTCATGCTGTTCTGCTACGGACTCACCCTGCGCACCCTGTTTGCCGCCCACATGGGGCAGAAGCACCGGGCCATGCGCGTCATCTTTGCCGTCGTGCTCGTCTTCCTGCTCTGCTGGCTGCCCTACAACCTGGTCCTGGTGGCAGACACCCTCATGAGGGCCCGGGTGATCGCTGAGACCTGTGAGCGCCGCAACGACCTCGGCCGGGCCCTGGATGCCACCGAGATCCTGGGCTTCCTGCACAGCTGCCTCAACCCTCTCATCTACGTCTTCATTGGCCAGAAGTTTCGCCACGGGCTCCTCAAGATCATGGCCATCCACGGCCTGATCAGCAAGGAGTACTTGGTCAAGGACGGCAGGCCTTCCTTCGTTGGCTCTTCTTCAGGGAACACTTCTACCACCCTCTAA